A region of Sugiyamaella lignohabitans strain CBS 10342 chromosome A, complete sequence DNA encodes the following proteins:
- the TFC1 gene encoding transcription factor TFIIIC subunit TFC1 translates to MSPVFISTANFRFREMSDFQYTTINSSFAQKARSSILRGDYEKIKQFDVESAREILSDDIDAMPPPVFSQVVYPYNYAYRQNPAIAVIDDGTGGSKLVNTTAAQKLESVLAGWNDKVPTEPSSNLETPMGPLKECVEALNTLFESRPCWTRAALDSLLNEENRRLIRKALPYVSYAIKSGPWRGAYIKYGIDPKSSVDFAKYQVEHYRVLTKAEVRSMREEWEKSRIQEPESSGGQKNHQNEINDEAKQIKNGIEVRPGDVPDRSAELDVNGQTSNSSHKIYTFDGKQLPLSMMIQLVDVTDPQLTGLIASARLKEDCDREFGWYNSEDISVLRRVLRIKLVACKNKETISDEAFAGIINEQRKIVTGGDRDRRAETGHEEESNGQGDGSGEAERSIMITESEVLSRLGGQVEGGSERLKDLFGYVQQGADNEYDGYSLMEDDDDEDEEDEEDEDDDDDDGEDDDELEPGNVGV, encoded by the coding sequence ATGTCGCCAGTCTTCATTTCTACTGCCAACTTTAGATTTAGAGAAATGAGCGATTTTCAATATACTACGATAAACTCATCATTTGCGCAAAAGGCTAGGTCATCTATATTACGAGGGGATTACGAAAAAATCAAGCAGTTTGACGTGGAAAGCGCAAGGGAAATTCTTTCAGACGACATCGATGCAATGCCTCCTCCAGTGTTTTCTCAAGTGGTATATCCATATAACTATGCTTATCGTCAGAATCCGGCTATTGCTGTAATTGATGATGGCACTGGTGGCTCCAAGCTTGTAAACACAActgctgctcaaaagcTCGAATCGGTTTTAGCAGGATGGAATGATAAAGTTCCAACTGAACCTAGTAGCAACCTGGAGACTCCCATGGGACCTCTTAAAGAATGTGTGGAGGCGCTTAATACGTTATTTGAGTCAAGACCTTGCTGGACAAGGGCAGCTCTCGATTCTCTGTTAAACGAAGAGAACAGAAGATTGATTCGTAAAGCTTTGCCATATGTTTCCTATGCTATTAAGAGTGGACCTTGGAGGGGAGCGTATATCAAATATGGCATTGATCCAAAATCGTCAGTTGACTTTGCAAAATATCAAGTTGAGCACTATAGAGTGTTGACGAAAGCAGAAGTTCGATCCATGCGTGAAGAGTGGGAAAAATCCAGAATCCAAGAGCCTGAATCTTCAGGGGGTCAGaaaaatcatcaaaatgAGATTAACGATGAGGCaaaacaaattaaaaacGGGATCGAGGTACGACCGGGAGATGTCCCAGATAGAAGTGCGGAATTGGACGTCAATGGCCAGACTAGCAATTCTAGCCACAAAATATACACTTTTGATGGAAAGCAGTTACCATTATCGATGATGATCCAACTGGTAGACGTAACAGATCCTCAACTCACTGGTCTTATTGCTTCGGCTCGACTCAAAGAAGACTGCGATCGAGAGTTTGGCTGGTATAATAGTGAGGATATTAGCGTTCTCAGGAGAGTTTTAAGAATCAAATTAGTTGCATgcaaaaacaaagaaaCAATTAGTGATGAGGCATTTGCTGGGATTATAAATGAACAGCGAAAGATAGTGACTGGCGGCGATAGAGACAGGCGGGCTGAGACTGGCCATGAAGAGGAATCCAACGGACAGGGAGATGGTAGTGGAGAAGCAGAGAGGTCAATAATGATAACAGAGTCAGAAGTCCTAAGCAGGCTAGGCGGACAAGTTGAAGGTGGCTCAGAAAGACTCAAAGATCTCTTTGGTTATGTACAACAAGGTGCTGATAACGAATA
- the SHP1 gene encoding protein phosphatase regulator SHP1 codes for MSEPVQEPDQNQLVAEFVNVTQCSPDEAQELLELSHWNLECRGGEKSGLAVQNPDGAGSSSGRLISNIFRQAQRNQAGGAPKAGDDYSDEDDEFEEDYDDIPGGGSFSGFNRGRKSGKKSNKFTGTGFTLGSDEVPSRTVEDPSSLLKNSRPQRVVRQLTFWKNGFSVEDGPLYRYDDPQNVAHLEAINSGKAPLSLLNVENGQGVDVRIVRKMDENYAPPKKLGGFHGQGNRLGSPVPGDISLSNSASSSTANLSSSSSVSALGTASGTAPASGLGASGDAPVQIRLGDGRALRARFESTGSVQQLYDYVQSAQSSTEARNFVLQTTFPNKELLDREISLKEAGAVGAVVIQKWV; via the exons ATGAGCGAGCCTGTGCAAGAACCTGATCAAAACCAATTGGTAGCGGAGTTTGTAAACGTGACACAATGTTCCCCTGATGAGGCACAAGAGTTGCTAGAGCTTTCTCATTGGAATCTTGAG TGCCG TGGCGGCGAGAAATCGGGGCTTGCCGTTCAGAATCCTGATGGAGCAGGCTCTTCAAGTGGAAGGCTAATCAGTAACATATTCCGACAAGCTCAGAGAAACCAAGCTGGAGGAGCTCCTAAAGCTGGCGACGATTATAgcgacgaagatgatgagtTTGAAGAGGATTATGATGATATTCCGGGTGGCGGAAGCTTCAGTGGTTTCAATCGTGGTCGTAAGAGTGggaaaaaatcaaataaattcaCAGGAACTGGATTCACTTTAGGCAGCGATGAGGTACCTTCTAGAACTGTCGAGGATCCAAGTAGTCTTCTGAAAAACTCAAGACCACAGAGGGTAGTTCGACAGCTTACATTTTGGAAAAATGGTTTCAGTGTAGAAGATGGCCCTTTGTATCGTTATGACGACCCCCAGAATGTTGCTCATTTAGAAGCCATTAACTCGGGTAAGGCACCACTTTCGCTATTAAATGTCGAAAATGGCCAAGGAGTTGATGTTCGCATTGTCCGCAAGATGGATGAAAATTATGCCCCTCCCAAAAAACTTGGTGGATTTCATGGTCAGGGTAATAGACTCGGATCACCAGTTCCAGGTGATATTTCATTAAGTAATAGCGCATCCAGTTCTACTGCGAAtttgtcttcttcctcttcagtaTCGGCATTGGGCACAGCATCTGGAACTGCACCAGCATCTGGTTTAGGAGCTTCCGGCGATGCACCTGTTCAAATTAGATTAGGCGATGGGCGTGCTTTACGGGCACGCTTTGAATCGACTGGGTCTGTTCAACAGCTTTATGATTATGTCCAGAGTGCCCAATCTTCTACAGAGGCTCGAAACTTCGTCCTGCAGACCACTTTCCCAAATAAAGAACTGCTGGATAGGGAAATCTCACTTAAAGAGGCAGGggctgttggtgctgttgtcaTACAAAAGTGGGTATAG